ggGAGGATGTGTACTGTCATTGTCCGAACCTTGTTTAGTCCCTCCTGCTGAACTACTAGCTTCCTTTTCGGGTTCAAGTTCCTCCCTTTTATCAACGTTGGATTTCCTGACCCCAGAAGAGTCAGCTGCTTTCCAGGCTAACACACAGTCCGGCAGTTCACCTCTTGTGTTCATGTTTTGCTCCCGTTCTTCTCTGCCACCTGCCTCCGCTCCTTTCACTAGTTCCTCTTCGGAGCTcaaagaaagggaggaagaaTGTGTAGAACTGATCTGAATTGCCCCTTCACCTGTCTGCAGAAGATCAAGAACCTTCTGAAACTCTGTTATATCAGGCCCAGGTTgaacttttatttcattttcatcaacCTGTTGAGGCACACTTTCATGTTCTCTCCTATTTCTTTCTTTATGCCTACTCATCTGTCGCTGGTCAAGGGATCCTTCAGAAGGCCAGTCGCCTACAAAATCCAACATTTTAGGCATTCCCATCTCTTCCCTCACAAAATCAACTCCTCCTGCCTCGTCTTCTTTGTCCTCACTCTCTGATTGGTTGGTATCTTTCACCAGATCTGCAGGCTCCAACCCGTCAAACTCAGACCTCCTGCtcggcctctctctctgcccaatAGACGCCGAGAAAGCCACAGGTATTTCATCCCTTCTGTGATCTTCATTCATCACTGATTCCACAATACAGTCTGGGATTCTCTGATCTGCTACTGAATTATTTAGCTGTGACTGAGCATCCAGCTCAGAATCTAATTCCCCCAAATCCAAGTCACCGGCCATTTTGGGGTTTTCTGTTGGTCTTCCAGCAGGCTGGAAATTGAGGGACCCTGTAGATTGGTGGGTGCTATCTCCTAGTTCCCCCCCCTCGCTAGAACGACCAATAGATGACACATCggggagagaggaaaacagcTGGGAGCGGGGATTCTTACAACCCTCAGTTAATCCCGGTTCCCCAACCAGATCAGGACAAGGTGTTTTGGAGGACACCGGCCTAGAGAAAAAAAGAGGTACGAATGGGTCAACTGCAATAATCGATGAGGTGTGCAATATACTGGTCTGTGGTTGACAATCAACAGAAATAAATCACTGTATTGTAACAGATTCACATTATGCAGGATACTTCATCACTTGATATTTTAGATGAGCAATGTTCATTATATTTACAAGGTTTTTACATTAACACTTGAATATAAATGAGTTAAAAGTAGATTTGTatcaagacacacacatgaaactCACTGTGAGCTTTTGTTCTCCAGAAGGAGGCGCCCTTTCCACTCAGGTATGTGTGAACCCATAATAGAGCGGACTGAAACGAAGCGCTCATATCCGTTGAGCATGCGGCGGATTGTTTCCACTGACACATTATGTGTAGTGCGTCTGGAGACAAAAAGTCTGGATTAAACCTttgtcaacaaaaaaaactttagtTGATGTTTTAGACCAGAAAAACTCTCACCTCTCCAGTTCTCTGGGCTTGTTCTTCCACCACGTGTCCGGCTCTCGGAACAGCACTTTATATCCATGTTTCAGCGCCTAGGACAAATATGTGACGATATGTGAACTGTGTCCGGAAACATCACTCAAAAGAAGGTTATCATGATGTTCACATTGTAGACGTTATAAATATATCCAAATTAAAGAGACTGTGCTTTTTATTACAGGGTCGATGTCGGTCTAAGAAAATCCTAAACCATTTACAGTGTCATGCATTAGCTGGATTAGCTCTTCTCCAGAACTATTTATGCCACAGCAGAATGAATCACATGAGATTTGTTCCTGCGCTGGTGTGTTACTGACGAGCAAACTGACCTGAATCACATAGGGTCGCATCTCCCAGCCCTGCATGTTGGTATTGTCGATGATGATGGGGTTAGTGCCCCTCTCAAAAGCTTCCTTGGCTGTGGGATAACATTTCCATAAGAGACAATTCATGAGAAGCAATACATTTGTTGTGTTGGTAGAAGTGTGGACAATCAGATTGTGTTCATCGGGAAACAATAGCAATCGAAACAGAGATTTAAAAATCTTTAGAGGTCACATAGAAGTGTTGACTTGCGACTGCTGCATAGCGTTTTATTGAATAtttgtgcgtgagtgtgtgagtgtgagtgtgtgctagTTACCTCGTTTGTGATTCCACTCATGGGCCTCCCCTAGAGCAGTGGGGTCAAAGTGATATTCACCTCCAGGGCGGGTGAAATAGTCATCAGTGCGGAATATAGCTCCACCAGGGTTATGCTCTAACAAGGCACTGCAAAGAGAAtgagatgtacacacacacacacacacacacacacaccaagagtTTGAAACACAGGGTGTGATTGTTGCTTTACTACAAATCGATGACAACGATAATATGGTTGTGTAAGGAAGCCATTCTTTTAGAAACATTTAATATTATGACTCTTTTTGAAGATGCACCGATTACTTTTCGCTAAGACTTTGCAGGAGTCTGTTGGAGGCAAATCAAGTCACTGACAACATGTAGTCAAGCCAGGTGATTATATTTCAGTTAGGTGTTGTCTCTTGTCTTGTGGCTAAGTCTCCACTCTGTGAGCTGTGGCTGTGATACCTCTGCAAACCATCTTTTAAGAGAATCCTGACACTTACTTTGCCAAAGTTGACTTGCCAGATCCTGGAGCGCCACGAAGCATCACGAGCACCTTCCCTTCCAAACGAAGCCGACTGTGCTGGGCAGGGAGCGGTGGAGCACTAGGCAGGGCCCAGGACTTTGGAATAGTTGCTGAAGGTTTGAGAGGCGCTTGACTGACAGGAGCATGACTCAGCCACGGAGAGGCCTGCCTAGTTTGGCTGGGCCAGGTGGAGGGTGTTTGAGCCACAGGAGTAATGAAAGTTGGTCCCTGGTTTCTCTGAATATGGGGAGAAAACTCTGGCGCCCCCAGGTTCCAAGGTGAAGACATGTAGCCGAGAGGCCCCCGATTCAACATGTTCACCTTAGATCTGGCTCCGCCAACTATCCGATCAGAGGGAGGGATCCCTGCCCCCTCTGACGGGCTGTGTGACGCCTCTTTTTTATACACCTGGAAAGCCGATGGACGTCCTGAAGCTGCCAGGTCTAAAGGAGGCTTCAGCTTGTCCGCAGGTGTTTCTGTCAACAGATGTTTGAAATCCACCACTGTTGCTGACTGCTGCCCATGCATGGTGTTGTCATCCCAAGATCTGGGCTTGTTGAGTGGTAAGGAAGGAGACATGTGCTCCTCCAATCCTCCCACTGCGCAGGGTTGCTTGGCCGAGGGTCCTCTGGATCTAGAATTCAGGCTGGATTGAAGCAGCTCAGGGAGGGGCTGCTGTGGGAACGGTGGCGGAGGGAACGAGGAAAGAGGTGCATAAGTGGATAAATACTGTCTGCTTTCATCGTCAATAAAATCCTGCTTTGCAGTCAGTGTCTCTAGCTCCTGATCCACTAGTAGGTCCAGCTCCTCAGTCAGGAGATTGTCTGAGGATGGAGAGTATGGCTGCTGTGATGGTTTGGAGAAGTCCGGGCCTGGTCGAGGTTCAGGAAAGGGTTGGGGTCTGAGCAGCGCTTCAGCAGTGCGCTCAAAGCCAGAGACAGGAGAAGGAATAGGGGCTGCACCTTCAGCCGCCACAGAGAGCTCCAAGAGGGAGTCCATCGCATGTTCAACTAGAAAACAAACGTCCAGAAACAGGAGTTTAAGAGTCAATTTTACAGTAATCATCCTTTACAACTTGTGATTCATGCTTGATTTTAAAGCTTTGGTTGGAATTTACACTGTTCTCTCCTCTGACAGAACAAAtgtgaaaaactaaaactaacaaTATCAAATTAAGACTTTTGTGCACTGGTATAACATCCCCTATACAGTGTGTAGGGGCTGCTACCATCAGGCAGGCCGTATAGGGTGCCATCCTCGCAGATCATTTGTCCCGACCAGTATTGCACTGCTGACTCAGCTTGGAAAGGAAGTCACCAGAAGCTCAGAGTGTGATAATGCAGCTATTCCATAATGTAGTAGagggttttttttatgttatgtGTACTGGTCTGTGAGTGAGTACATTCTTTATGGTGGAGGATCATTGTTGTCTTGTTATCTCCTGTTTGTCTGGCACATAAGGAATGTGTGACAGGCCTATTGACCTCTATCGATCTCTAACGCATACCACTGTGATGTCTTTAAGGACATGAATGATGATATCATTCGGTTCTAACTAAGTGTCAGAGCGGCTTCACCATCACCTTTGCTCAATAACATGGTGATCTTTGAAATAAAGCGGCCTGATGGTGTCATGCAGGCTCTTTAGAGTATTTTAGTCCTTCGTTTTGAGTAGTTCTTTAGTAAAGTTTTGTGAACTCCTGGTACTGTAGCTGTTCAGGAAGGTCTGCACATTGTTTAAAGGTTTGATGTTGTTGTGACCCCCCCAGGCTCTGAGTAAACATCAGGTCAGTCCCCAGTGGAGACAGCTTAGGACTGGTATCAGGAAAATGGCTTGACCTGATAATGATCTGATTGTTATTGGAGCAGCATGGCTTATTGTATCCACAGCTCCTCTACACGGGCACAACAGGTGGAAGAGGGGACAGTTTAAGAAGACTGTCAATAATGTCAATAACAGACATGGGACCTTTACTGTGCAGGAATCTCACGTGCTAAGACACGGTACACGGCTAACAGGCTACCTAGCTAACTGCTTAGCCAAGTTAAACCCAACTAGCATTACCACACTTCGCACGGGCAGGTCTGCACATCCTGGTTTTacgcgcgtgtgtgtgggtttgcgGCTACCTTTGAAGTCGCACTCGGACAGCACGATGTAGATCACTTCTGGGTCCAGGTATGAAaacatctcctgcatgctcttAACGATCTCCTCCTTGATGGTAGAGCCTGACAGCGAGTCACCGGTTGAAAAGTTGTTCGCCATGGTGCCGTCGTATCCCAGAGGGAGTCGGGAATAACCCGCGTTGCTGTGGCCGAGGCTTGCCCCCTCCGACGGCCCTCCGGGGACTCTGGCCGGGCTCTGGCCGTTTTTCTTTCTCCGAGGCATTCCGACCCCGAGGTGCCGCTGCCGGGTGCTGACATTAGAGGCTAACACGGAGCTAACCAAGTAGCCGAGGAGCTACGAGACAGTGGCCCGGAGCTGATAACATGCCCCTGAAGAGTCGGTTGAGAGATCAACTGAAGGATAGGATTTGTAACAGCACTCCAAGTGGTTGAGACACAAGATGTACgtaccacacacacagcccagcaCCGGCGGTCAGCACGGCGGTCAGAGCagagctttcaaaataaaacacacggCCTTCCTGACCAGTGCCTAAGCTGCTGAGGAGTTAAACAAATGTGGTTTTCACTCAAACATATGtctttctttgttgttgttgtatttgtcGAGTTTGACACTAGATGGTTGTTTATGAGCTTATGAGCATAATGAAATAGctttaaatttaagatttaaaaaaattactttcacatgaaaaaaaaaaggctaaaagttaaaaaatacatttgacatttttagaTTAAAGTCAAACCTTTAAAAATGCTAGTGACCAATGTTGATGCAAATGACCGCTTTCCCAAATTGTGAATACTTCAGGCTTCGTTTTAAGTTAGTTTATACAACACTGTGTGGTAATCAGGCTGCATTTGTGCAAACTGAAATAGCTGGCAATGGACAAATGCAAGTTGATCAATGGTTGCACCATACACTCCAAGTAAGTGGCAGCTCACATGGCTGTCAGTCACTCCTCCGATTTCATGGATCAGGGGAactcaaattaaaaatacacatctgggcaatgtcaaacaaacaactgaacTACAAAAATTATCACTGCCAATATGTTCATAGTAGTATTAGAGGTTATAATTAGAAActagataagataagaataaACAAATAGGTGAAGATAAAAATTAAGATTATATTGTACACGATATAAAAAGTATATTCTGAGTAATGCAGAAGCAGTGCCAAACAGTGGATAATAAtagaaatgagaataaaataagcAAGTTGCACGAGACAGAGACACTAGTACTAAACTAAAGGACTATGAAATATGGGATATTGCACATGTCATTGAATATTGTGCAAGATCTTGAAATAATATGACGGAAGAAACTTAACATTACACATATTGCAAATAATATTGAATGTTGCACATGAATGGTGATATTGCACATCAAAAAGAAAAGCTGAATAACATTGCCTTTCTATTGTATGTTGGTGTTATCGTTggattatatgtatatatggacTGCACTTTAACTCTGGTTTAACTCTCTTAACTGTGTAATATTAAATCTGTCTGTGCAGTACAATGGTTCATGTTCAATccattcactgtacatattctcacactgcacaTATCTTTCTTGACTTTACACACTAAACCTTTGAGTTACTTATTGTTACTTACTGATGCCTATTTTCTTCTACCCTTGCTGCTGTAATTTGAGCTATTATCCACATTGTGGGCTTAATAAAGGATGCTCTTATTGTATCTTATCTCATGTGCAAAATGTTCCTGTATGCACAGGCCACAAAGTTGGCAGCTACGGGAGATACAGTAAGAATAAATTCCTCGGTGAGCTGAAGAAACTAAACGACGAAGGGCAACAGTAAAGGGGCTGTCTGTTCCTCCCGCCATGAACGCGGTGGTGCAGTACTCCTAAGAGACCGAGGGGGGCGCCCTGCACCAGGTCTTCACTCAGACAGCACTGACTGAACGGACAGAGCTTTGTGCCGAAAACTAAAGCCAACCTGTGTCAGACTAATGAATTAACACGGCCCACTTCAGAGGTAAATACTGACGAGGAGACGCCGGGGGAACGTTTCGGACGGGTTCGGCTGCACTTGTGTGTCCGGGAACCGACTAATTCCTGCATTTGCTGCGGTGTTGTAGCAAGCCTCCGTGGGGGCAAGTTGGTGGTGAGAGGAGGGTTCAGGGCGAcggtagcagcagcagctcttctccGCCTGGGAACTAGCGGCGGCGCGGAGCGATGCGTCGAAGTTGAGAAAAGACAGTAACAAGTAAATAAGCGTCGTTTTGAAACTTTACAAAGTAGTTGCGTGGGTCGACCAGCTCGGGAGCTGACCACGAGCACGGCGGCGCGAGGCAGCGATCGGTATATACTTAACTTcctctgtgattgtgtgtagctggagatgtgATGGGTACCAGAGTAGTTTGAGGCCTAGGCTAAGCGGAGTGGGCTAGCAGGGTTAGCTCGCACGGCTAACGTGCATTAGCCGCTCGCCGCTAACACGACTTCCTTCCCGCAAAATGTTAGCCGTTAGCCAACGATGTTTGCACTGCAGCCAGCTAGCTTGTTTGATAACCCGTGTGACAGTAGACGCACAGCGGCGGGCTCAAAGTGGGTTTACAACAACCGAGCAGTGTAAATGCACCGAATGTTAGCAAAATGACAGCAGAGCTCGTTTCTGGGGCCACACGATGTTTGATTCGAGACATTTGCGTAAAATATGGAGCTGATGTTTAGCTGGGGGAATTTTAGCATATAAGCTAATAATATGTACAGTGTGGGTTTAATGGAGGCTTTCTGTTTGGGAAGTTTTCCGGATCAGGATGTCGTTGAATGTTGACTCGCGGTTTTGCCCATCTTAGTGGGTAAACACTGGTGATTGGTGAATGACAATGGTGCTTAAAACGAGTTTTTGGGGTAAGTGCGGGTAGCATGGTTGTGTTGAACTTTTGTTTTCCGACCCATAGAGGCCAGTAGAAGACCGTGTGGATTGTAGATCAACAAGCATGGAGTTCCCGCAACAGCAGAAACCGGCGGGGGACGGAAAGATCACCTACCCTCCTGGAGTAAAAGAGATCACGGATAAAATCAGCAACGATGAGATGGTCAAGCGGTTGAAGGTACGTTGATGCGgtgtcctgctctcaccatacGTTTACTCAAAGCCTACAAGCCTGGTCTCACAGTGTCCAGCCCCTGGCACTGTACCAAACCTCTCTAACTTTGTCAACTACAGGGTATTAAGAAATAAGAGGCCCCAGGCTTATGGCAGCCTGTTTCCCCATTCCTCTGCTTTCGCTCTGTCTGTACAGCAACACTCATGATCACCTTATCACTACCACAGTATTATGATGTCCTTAAACCCGAGCTTGACATGATACAAAACAAGAGATAGTGGCCTCCAGAAGTCGAAGGTTCCAACTTTTCCAGACCGTAGTCATATTCCCATAAGCCAGGGACAATTGGTCTGTCCCAAAATGTGATTACAAATAAGCAAACATTGAACAGTTAAGCTTTTTTCACTCCATGATAGAAAAACAAGGACAGATGGAAGAAAACATAGGCACTCTAGCAATTGATAATAATCGACATTCTGTTGAACTCAAGTAGTCAAAGGAATATAATCCGTTTAACCGtatgttaaatattaatttaaaggtACTGATGCGTAACATCTAGAGGTAGAACCTTAAAACTTAGTCAACAGAATAATAATCACCACATAATATGTCCTGGGGGGGCCACTGAATGATGTGAATCATATATTTTGACCTCTGCAGTCACcagatcttaatccaattggaAAACCCAAAGGAGAGTTTGCTTTATTGAAAATTCACGAAAATGTCCCATGAAACTAACTCCAGGTCCAGCTCCCTGAATTCCATCTGCACCAAAGTCACTATGTTCTTCCTCGGctgacacacccaccttatTTCAATAAAATGCGCTCTGTAGTGTTTGCGGCTTCCCCTTGACAAACAAGTGAGTAGGCCAACTTCATCAGCTGATATTTGcggatttaaatgtttttggctTGTGTTGTAAGATATGCACTGTTAATGAACTCCATTGTTGACAATATTGTCAACACTGTTTGCTCTATATTAAGCAGAATAACAAAACAGCCAA
This is a stretch of genomic DNA from Pleuronectes platessa chromosome 3, fPlePla1.1, whole genome shotgun sequence. It encodes these proteins:
- the n4bp2 gene encoding NEDD4-binding protein 2 gives rise to the protein MPRRKKNGQSPARVPGGPSEGASLGHSNAGYSRLPLGYDGTMANNFSTGDSLSGSTIKEEIVKSMQEMFSYLDPEVIYIVLSECDFKVEHAMDSLLELSVAAEGAAPIPSPVSGFERTAEALLRPQPFPEPRPGPDFSKPSQQPYSPSSDNLLTEELDLLVDQELETLTAKQDFIDDESRQYLSTYAPLSSFPPPPFPQQPLPELLQSSLNSRSRGPSAKQPCAVGGLEEHMSPSLPLNKPRSWDDNTMHGQQSATVVDFKHLLTETPADKLKPPLDLAASGRPSAFQVYKKEASHSPSEGAGIPPSDRIVGGARSKVNMLNRGPLGYMSSPWNLGAPEFSPHIQRNQGPTFITPVAQTPSTWPSQTRQASPWLSHAPVSQAPLKPSATIPKSWALPSAPPLPAQHSRLRLEGKVLVMLRGAPGSGKSTLANALLEHNPGGAIFRTDDYFTRPGGEYHFDPTALGEAHEWNHKRAKEAFERGTNPIIIDNTNMQGWEMRPYVIQALKHGYKVLFREPDTWWKNKPRELERRTTHNVSVETIRRMLNGYERFVSVRSIMGSHIPEWKGRLLLENKSSQPVSSKTPCPDLVGEPGLTEGCKNPRSQLFSSLPDVSSIGRSSEGGELGDSTHQSTGSLNFQPAGRPTENPKMAGDLDLGELDSELDAQSQLNNSVADQRIPDCIVESVMNEDHRRDEIPVAFSASIGQRERPSRRSEFDGLEPADLVKDTNQSESEDKEDEAGGVDFVREEMGMPKMLDFVGDWPSEGSLDQRQMSRHKERNRREHESVPQQVDENEIKVQPGPDITEFQKVLDLLQTGEGAIQISSTHSSSLSLSSEEELVKGAEAGGREEREQNMNTRGELPDCVLAWKAADSSGVRKSNVDKREELEPEKEASSSAGGTKQGSDNDSTHPPSAVTADSLVIPKTADTSICQDEGGNHKTEGDVATEPGDMDNSSTGDGRETGTEADCSLISEGSVEAEGTTFSGGSQEKKQRPGRRSGKQCKLALTFTQNCPGSLLNSPESPNTTAQIRHSSQSIINTDIKPSLNPNCDSSLKPNVHPFTESKSEAHAQPPPPPVSPVDTGCFTQTEPQDVALMWRLNRRDSPDDAILATCSHFKVLYGDASRFVPEQSPADIAGHPFGKEEILYRVAHEKGTQVEEKELGGTQGRLESLCILSRHFKLVSFDSLEDLYDKCHQDLEWTTNLLLDSEERFFKEEDGEVGQADGAWGEDDQNTSAVCGGLGDVVEPRFCPNVLDELLPEDLSKGGAAGFEEAAQQSTSGTVSESNESITNTELSSFESVAAPVKNVNQPETTSHSEKNPDRELVLHKATREIGLIEHELISVPDQEGGAWGWGSDDGVIIEEPRPMIEDESASMDEVHRLLQAELEEMERDEKRRKEERRTGHLNIQSVELKLPTEVALQLTELFGPVGLDQESCSTDDYAVQMDLNLAKLLHQKWKETIQEKQRQASLSFHLPQESSGHWRESQVSKPGQQEQTHAGHLVTNADGYTSLNSPSESRGQKPIMDHWNVFRQHVSLRDIIKEEQALQENVEKTRQSRSDLDRRDGATLMKENKLFSLFPAIDRHFLMDIFRDHNYSLMQTELFLRSLLDEGPVKTVVAPEAPRSDHHRTASKEREKRQKAPQSTVPDYQDVEDPEYDDFRAEASLQRSRQLEGFAKAAEAFKQGRKEVASFYAQQGHMHGQRMREANHRAAVQIFERVNSTLLPRNILDLHGLHVDEAMEHLAQVLHDKTTESEQGLCRPQLSVITGRGNHSQGGVARIRPAVIDYLTNNHYRFTEPKPGLMLVSLK